The Dyadobacter subterraneus genome window below encodes:
- a CDS encoding DedA family protein: MNSIVEFFQYLLNSEELIRTGGLLVITFIVFAENGLFFAFFLPGDYLVFLAGVFCGTGILQVPIGILLLCMFAAAVLGSFTGYIFGKYFGDMFENRPDSFFFKKKHLETTRKYFDKYGSRTLIVSRFLPIVRTFAPILAGVAKMSFPAFLLNNVIGGAVWIGALTGGGFLFGERFPWIVDYVHYIILFFLAITTFTVIKGYFNARKGMVEE; encoded by the coding sequence GGCGGCTTGCTTGTTATTACTTTTATTGTCTTTGCAGAAAACGGACTTTTCTTTGCGTTTTTTCTTCCGGGAGATTATCTGGTATTTCTGGCAGGCGTTTTTTGCGGAACAGGTATTTTGCAGGTACCAATAGGAATTTTATTGTTGTGTATGTTTGCTGCGGCTGTTCTGGGTTCATTTACAGGATATATCTTCGGGAAATATTTTGGTGATATGTTTGAAAACAGACCAGATTCTTTCTTCTTCAAGAAAAAACACTTGGAAACTACCCGGAAATATTTTGATAAATATGGCAGCCGGACGTTAATTGTAAGCCGGTTTTTACCAATAGTCAGGACTTTTGCACCGATTCTGGCCGGCGTTGCGAAAATGTCATTTCCTGCTTTTCTGTTGAATAATGTAATCGGTGGAGCAGTCTGGATTGGTGCGCTTACCGGTGGCGGATTTTTATTTGGTGAGCGTTTTCCGTGGATTGTTGACTACGTTCACTATATCATTTTGTTCTTTTTAGCAATTACGACTTTCACCGTAATCAAAGGATATTTTAATGCGAGAAAGGGAATGGTTGAGGAGTAG